The Arthrobacter sp. NicSoilC5 genome has a window encoding:
- a CDS encoding FHA domain-containing protein produces the protein MAGHRHNPADGEYGTGAARSSETTSIHLTPVTDEPIIAPKLSSEERNSVEALPAGSALLVAHSGPNAGARFLLDSDVTTAGRHPDADIFLDDVTVSRRHVEFRRTARSFEVVDKNSLNGTYVNHDRVDSVELKSGSEVQIGKFRLTFYLSPATAAGRS, from the coding sequence ATGGCTGGCCACAGACACAACCCTGCCGATGGGGAATACGGCACGGGTGCGGCTAGGTCGTCGGAGACCACCTCGATCCATCTCACCCCCGTCACTGACGAACCCATCATCGCCCCCAAGCTGTCCTCGGAAGAGCGCAACTCGGTGGAGGCCCTGCCTGCCGGCTCGGCGCTGCTCGTTGCCCACAGCGGCCCGAACGCCGGTGCCCGGTTCCTCCTGGATTCGGATGTGACCACCGCGGGGCGCCACCCCGACGCCGACATCTTCCTGGACGACGTCACGGTATCGCGGCGCCACGTGGAGTTCCGGCGCACCGCCCGCAGCTTCGAAGTGGTGGACAAGAACAGCCTCAATGGCACGTACGTCAACCATGACCGCGTGGACAGCGTGGAGCTGAAGTCCGGCAGCGAAGTCCAGATCGGCAAGTTCCGCCTCACCTTCTACCTGAGCCCTGCCACGGCTGCAGGCCGCAGCTGA
- a CDS encoding MerR family transcriptional regulator — MAQPERRGPQVLNIGEVLAQLSADFPGMTASKIRFLEEKGLINPRRTPAGYRQYSDGDVERLRFVLALQRDQYLPLKVIKDYLDAIDRGERPENLPPGVVVSPRIVSDELAAELQNRGRKLSEEQLRTESGASVPLLQSLLSFGLISHSNGQFDEHALQVARACVQLESHGLEPRHLRPFQAAAEREFGLVERAVAPLASRKDSASQARAAEAAREISDLCLTLHRALVQDHISRMDI, encoded by the coding sequence ATGGCACAACCGGAACGCCGGGGCCCCCAGGTCCTGAACATTGGTGAAGTCCTCGCCCAGCTGAGCGCCGACTTCCCGGGCATGACCGCGTCGAAGATCCGCTTCCTGGAGGAAAAGGGACTGATCAACCCGCGGCGCACCCCTGCCGGCTACCGGCAGTACTCGGACGGCGACGTGGAGCGGCTGCGGTTCGTGCTGGCCCTGCAGCGGGACCAGTACCTGCCCCTGAAAGTGATCAAGGACTACCTTGACGCCATCGACAGGGGAGAGCGGCCGGAGAACCTGCCGCCCGGCGTCGTGGTTTCCCCCCGCATTGTCTCCGATGAACTGGCCGCCGAACTGCAGAACCGTGGCCGCAAGCTGAGCGAGGAGCAGCTCCGTACCGAGTCCGGCGCCAGCGTACCGCTCCTGCAGTCCCTCCTGAGCTTCGGCCTCATCAGCCACAGCAACGGCCAGTTCGACGAGCACGCCCTCCAGGTGGCCCGCGCCTGCGTCCAGCTGGAAAGCCACGGCCTGGAACCACGGCACCTGAGGCCCTTCCAGGCAGCAGCCGAACGGGAATTCGGCCTCGTGGAACGCGCTGTCGCGCCGCTTGCCTCACGCAAGGACTCGGCATCCCAGGCACGCGCGGCAGAGGCGGCCCGCGAGATCAGCGATCTTTGCCTCACCCTGCACCGGGCCCTGGTGCAGGACCACATCTCACGCATGGACATCTGA
- the gcvH gene encoding glycine cleavage system protein GcvH: MSNIPEDLSYTAEHEWVTAPNADGVVRVGITDFAQDALGDVVYAQMPEVGTKITANEVVGEVESTKSVSDIYAPVSGEVVARNDSLDSDSALINTDPYGDGWLIEIKLAEPDAVESLLSASEYEQQVG; this comes from the coding sequence ATGAGCAACATTCCCGAAGACCTGTCCTACACCGCCGAACACGAGTGGGTTACCGCCCCGAATGCCGACGGCGTGGTCCGCGTGGGAATCACGGATTTTGCCCAGGACGCGCTCGGAGACGTCGTCTACGCCCAGATGCCCGAGGTCGGCACGAAGATTACGGCAAACGAAGTGGTGGGTGAGGTTGAGTCCACCAAGAGCGTGAGCGACATCTACGCGCCCGTTTCCGGCGAAGTCGTGGCCCGCAACGACTCCCTTGACAGCGATTCGGCCCTGATCAACACCGATCCCTACGGCGACGGCTGGCTCATCGAGATCAAACTGGCCGAACCTGACGCCGTTGAGTCTTTGCTCAGTGCATCCGAGTACGAACAACAGGTAGGCTAA
- a CDS encoding ParA family protein: MQVVSISSLKGGVGKTSVTTGLASAALAAGVRTLVVDLDPHADATTALGVQPGDQLDIGRMLKSPRRAKLAENVVRSSWADRAPSNGSGPAVLDVAVGSAYTGIYDRPDLGRRDLRRLSAVLAGAADYQLVLVDCPPSLNGLTRMAWAASDKVALVAEPGLFSVAGTERTMRAIQLFKQEFAPNLSPAGIVANRVRSGSSEHTYRLAEMESMFGELLLSPRIPEQANWQQIQGAAHPVHHWPGDSAKSAAGLFDDLLSNLMTAGSGLRSRAR; the protein is encoded by the coding sequence GTGCAAGTAGTCAGCATCAGCAGCCTCAAGGGTGGAGTCGGCAAGACTTCCGTCACCACAGGATTGGCGTCTGCGGCGCTGGCCGCAGGAGTACGCACGCTGGTGGTGGACCTGGATCCGCACGCCGACGCCACCACCGCCCTAGGCGTGCAGCCGGGTGACCAGCTGGATATCGGCAGGATGCTGAAGAGCCCGCGCCGGGCGAAGCTGGCTGAGAACGTGGTGCGCAGCAGCTGGGCCGACCGCGCCCCCTCCAACGGTTCCGGGCCCGCCGTCCTGGATGTCGCCGTCGGCTCCGCCTACACCGGTATCTACGACCGGCCGGACCTTGGCCGCCGCGATCTCCGGCGGCTTTCGGCCGTGCTCGCCGGCGCCGCGGACTACCAGCTGGTCCTGGTCGACTGCCCGCCCTCGCTCAATGGCCTGACGCGCATGGCCTGGGCGGCCAGTGACAAAGTGGCCCTGGTTGCCGAGCCGGGCCTGTTCTCTGTTGCCGGTACCGAACGCACCATGCGGGCCATCCAGCTGTTCAAGCAGGAGTTTGCGCCCAATCTTTCGCCGGCAGGAATCGTTGCCAACCGGGTCCGGAGCGGTTCCTCCGAGCACACCTACCGGCTTGCGGAGATGGAGTCCATGTTCGGCGAACTCCTGCTGAGCCCGCGCATTCCCGAGCAGGCCAACTGGCAGCAGATCCAGGGCGCAGCCCACCCGGTCCACCATTGGCCGGGTGACTCGGCAAAGTCCGCGGCCGGCTTGTTTGACGACCTGCTGTCCAACCTGATGACGGCCGGCAGCGGCCTCCGCAGCCGCGCCCGCTGA
- a CDS encoding DNA-formamidopyrimidine glycosylase family protein has translation MPELPEVAGLAAFLDEQLRGCVVTKLQVVSFAVLKTADPPYNAVEGRTVSGVRRFGKFISIDTDGISLVFHLARAGWVRFTDSPADSQLRMGKGLIAVRCAFSGPDGPRGLDLTEAGTKKSLAIYVVRDPQVVPGIASLGPDPFTEAFDAGMLAEILAGSSQQIKGLLRSQSVIAGIGNAYSDEILHAARISPFAIAKSLDRETVQVLYDAIHSVLGEALAEAAGKPPKDLKDVKRSHMRVHARAGQPCPVCGDTVREVSFADTALQYCPTCQTKGKILADRRTSKFLK, from the coding sequence ATGCCGGAACTGCCGGAAGTCGCAGGCCTGGCCGCGTTCCTTGATGAACAGCTGCGTGGCTGCGTGGTCACCAAACTGCAGGTTGTCTCCTTTGCCGTGCTCAAGACGGCCGATCCTCCCTATAACGCGGTCGAGGGCCGCACCGTGTCCGGCGTCCGGCGGTTCGGGAAGTTCATCAGCATCGATACCGACGGCATTTCCCTGGTGTTCCATCTGGCACGGGCCGGCTGGGTGCGCTTCACGGACTCCCCCGCCGACAGCCAGCTCCGGATGGGCAAGGGCCTCATCGCGGTCCGATGCGCTTTCTCCGGGCCGGATGGTCCGCGCGGGCTGGACCTGACGGAAGCGGGCACCAAGAAGAGCCTGGCTATCTACGTGGTGCGTGATCCGCAGGTGGTGCCGGGCATCGCCTCGCTGGGCCCGGACCCCTTCACGGAGGCGTTCGACGCCGGCATGCTGGCTGAGATCCTGGCCGGCAGTTCGCAGCAGATCAAGGGCCTCCTGCGCAGCCAGAGCGTCATCGCGGGGATCGGCAACGCGTACAGCGACGAGATCCTGCACGCGGCCCGCATCTCGCCCTTCGCCATCGCGAAGTCACTGGACCGGGAGACCGTACAGGTGCTGTACGACGCCATCCACAGCGTACTGGGCGAAGCGCTGGCGGAAGCGGCCGGCAAGCCGCCCAAGGATCTCAAGGACGTCAAACGCAGCCATATGCGGGTCCACGCCCGTGCCGGCCAACCCTGCCCGGTCTGCGGCGACACCGTCCGTGAGGTGTCGTTTGCGGATACCGCACTGCAGTACTGCCCCACCTGCCAGACCAAGGGCAAGATCCTGGCTGACCGGCGCACGTCCAAGTTCCTGAAGTAG
- a CDS encoding pyruvate carboxylase yields MFSKVLVANRGEIAIRAFRAGYELGAKTVAVFPQEDRNSIHRQKADEAYLIGEEGHPVRAYLDVAEVVRVAKESGADAIYPGYGFLSENPELARAAKEAGITFVGPPAEVLELAGNKVAALKAAREAGVPVLKSSEPSKDLDELLAAADEIGFPIFAKAVAGGGGRGMRRVDTREALPEALKSAMREADAAFGDPTMFLEQAVLRPRHIEVQILADAEGNVMHLFERDCSIQRRHQKVIEIAPAPNLDDSIRQALYRDAVKFAKALKYVNAGTVEFLVDTEGERAGQHVFIEMNPRIQVEHTVTEEVTDVDLVQAQMRIASGETLADLGLSQDTVRLRGAALQSRITTEDPANGFRPDVGKITGYRSAGGAGVRLDGGTVYSGAEISPHFDSMLVKLTCRGRDYPAAVARARRALAEFRIRGVSTNIPFLQAVLDDPDFIAGDVATNFIDQRPELLKARVSADRGTKLLTWLADVTVNKPNGDLAVHSDPAHKLPDVKDMQAGPGSRQKLLELGPEGFAKALREQNAVAVTDTTFRDAHQSLLATRVRTRDLVAAGPAVTALMPQLLSVEAWGGATYDVALRFLGEDPWDRLAALRKAMPNVCIQMLLRGRNTVGYTPYPEEVTEAFVNEAAATGIDIFRIFDALNDVNQMAPAIRAVRATGTAVAEVALCYTGDMLDPEEKLYTLDYYLGLAQKIVDAGAHILAIKDMAGLLRPAAAAKLVAALRERFDLPVHLHTHDTAGGQLATLLAAVDAGVDAVDVASASLAGTTSQVSASALVAALAHTPRDTGLSLDAVSSLEPYWEAVRRVYAPFESGLPGPTGRVYKHEIPGGQLSNLRQQAMALGLGERFEAIEDMYTAADRILGHLVKVTPSSKVVGDLALHLVGLNADPADFEANPQNYDIPDSVIGFLSGELGDPPGGWPEPFRTKALQGRSVKVRDVELSAEDSAALKSDSKTRQHTLNRLLFDGPTKDYLKSVETYGNISVLDTRDYLYGLQRGTEHEIQLERGVRLIASLEAVSEPDEKGMRTVMCTLNGQSRPVVVRDRSVVSNVKAAEKADPAQPGQVAAPFAGAVTVTVKPGETVKAGDTVATIEAMKMEASITTPVAGKVSRLAISAVEQVQGGDLLLVIDQ; encoded by the coding sequence ATGTTTTCCAAAGTTCTGGTGGCCAACCGCGGCGAAATCGCGATCAGGGCCTTCCGCGCCGGCTACGAGCTGGGCGCTAAGACCGTTGCCGTTTTTCCCCAAGAGGACCGTAACTCGATCCACCGCCAGAAAGCGGACGAGGCCTACCTGATTGGCGAGGAAGGACATCCCGTCCGCGCATACCTGGACGTGGCGGAAGTGGTGCGCGTCGCGAAGGAGTCCGGCGCAGACGCCATCTACCCGGGCTACGGTTTCCTCTCCGAGAACCCGGAACTGGCACGAGCCGCAAAGGAAGCCGGCATCACTTTCGTGGGTCCGCCCGCCGAAGTGCTTGAGCTCGCCGGCAACAAGGTGGCGGCCCTGAAGGCGGCCCGGGAGGCCGGGGTGCCGGTCCTGAAGTCCAGCGAGCCGTCCAAAGACCTGGACGAGCTCCTGGCCGCCGCCGATGAGATCGGATTCCCCATTTTCGCCAAGGCCGTGGCCGGCGGCGGCGGCCGCGGCATGCGGCGGGTGGACACCCGCGAGGCACTGCCCGAAGCACTGAAGTCGGCCATGCGCGAAGCCGATGCTGCGTTCGGTGATCCCACCATGTTCCTGGAGCAGGCGGTCCTTCGACCGCGGCACATCGAAGTGCAGATCCTCGCGGACGCCGAGGGCAACGTCATGCACCTCTTCGAGCGTGACTGCTCCATCCAGCGGAGGCACCAGAAGGTCATCGAGATCGCGCCCGCCCCGAACCTGGACGACAGCATCCGCCAGGCGCTCTACCGCGATGCGGTGAAGTTCGCCAAGGCACTCAAATACGTCAACGCCGGCACCGTGGAATTCCTGGTGGACACCGAAGGCGAGCGGGCAGGCCAGCACGTCTTCATCGAAATGAACCCCCGCATCCAGGTGGAGCACACCGTCACCGAAGAAGTCACCGACGTGGACCTGGTCCAGGCTCAGATGCGGATCGCCTCCGGTGAGACGCTCGCCGACCTCGGACTGTCCCAGGACACGGTCAGGCTTCGCGGCGCCGCCTTGCAGAGCCGCATCACCACCGAGGACCCCGCAAATGGTTTCCGCCCCGACGTCGGAAAGATCACCGGCTACCGCTCGGCAGGCGGTGCCGGTGTCCGCCTGGACGGCGGCACGGTCTACTCCGGTGCCGAGATCAGCCCCCACTTCGACTCAATGCTGGTCAAGCTCACCTGCCGCGGCAGGGATTACCCCGCCGCGGTTGCCCGCGCCCGCCGGGCACTTGCGGAGTTCCGCATCCGCGGCGTCTCCACGAACATCCCCTTCCTCCAGGCTGTGCTGGATGACCCGGACTTCATCGCCGGAGATGTGGCCACGAACTTCATCGACCAGCGCCCGGAACTGCTCAAGGCCCGCGTCTCGGCCGACCGCGGCACCAAGCTCTTGACCTGGCTGGCCGACGTCACCGTCAACAAGCCCAACGGCGACCTGGCCGTGCATTCGGACCCGGCCCACAAGCTGCCCGACGTCAAGGACATGCAGGCAGGACCCGGTTCACGCCAGAAGCTTCTCGAGCTGGGCCCGGAGGGCTTCGCGAAGGCACTGCGTGAGCAGAACGCCGTTGCCGTCACCGACACCACCTTCCGTGACGCGCACCAGTCCCTGCTGGCCACGCGTGTCCGCACCCGCGACCTCGTCGCCGCCGGCCCCGCCGTTACGGCCCTCATGCCGCAGTTGCTGTCCGTCGAGGCCTGGGGCGGCGCCACCTATGATGTGGCACTGCGCTTCCTGGGCGAGGACCCCTGGGACCGGCTCGCCGCACTGCGCAAGGCCATGCCCAACGTCTGCATCCAGATGCTGCTGCGTGGCCGCAACACCGTGGGCTATACCCCTTACCCCGAAGAAGTGACTGAAGCTTTCGTCAACGAGGCTGCCGCCACGGGCATTGACATCTTCCGCATCTTCGACGCCCTGAACGACGTCAACCAGATGGCTCCTGCCATCCGCGCGGTCCGGGCCACCGGCACCGCCGTCGCAGAGGTGGCGCTTTGCTACACCGGCGACATGCTGGACCCGGAAGAGAAGCTCTACACCCTGGACTACTACCTGGGGCTGGCACAGAAGATTGTCGACGCCGGAGCCCACATCCTGGCCATCAAGGACATGGCCGGGCTGCTTCGGCCCGCTGCCGCCGCCAAGCTCGTCGCGGCGCTGCGTGAACGCTTCGACCTGCCCGTCCACCTGCACACCCACGACACTGCCGGCGGCCAGCTGGCTACGCTCCTGGCGGCTGTCGACGCCGGTGTGGATGCCGTGGACGTGGCTTCCGCATCCCTGGCCGGCACCACCAGCCAGGTGTCGGCGTCGGCCCTTGTTGCTGCGCTGGCCCACACGCCCCGGGACACCGGCCTCAGCCTGGACGCCGTCAGCTCGCTTGAGCCGTACTGGGAGGCCGTCCGCCGCGTCTACGCGCCGTTCGAGTCCGGCCTGCCCGGCCCCACCGGCCGGGTGTACAAGCACGAGATCCCCGGCGGGCAGCTCTCCAACCTGCGCCAGCAGGCCATGGCCCTGGGCCTGGGGGAGCGGTTCGAAGCGATCGAGGACATGTACACGGCAGCCGACCGGATCCTTGGCCACCTGGTCAAGGTGACGCCGTCCTCCAAGGTGGTGGGCGACCTCGCCCTGCACCTGGTGGGACTCAACGCGGACCCCGCCGACTTCGAGGCCAACCCGCAGAACTACGACATCCCCGATTCCGTCATCGGCTTCCTGTCCGGCGAGCTCGGCGATCCTCCCGGAGGCTGGCCGGAACCCTTCCGCACGAAGGCCCTGCAGGGCAGGAGCGTCAAGGTCCGCGACGTCGAGCTCAGCGCCGAGGACAGCGCAGCGCTCAAGTCCGACTCCAAGACCCGGCAGCACACACTGAACCGGCTGCTTTTCGACGGGCCCACCAAGGACTACCTGAAGAGCGTGGAGACATACGGCAACATCTCGGTGCTGGATACCCGTGATTACCTCTACGGCCTCCAGCGCGGAACCGAGCACGAAATCCAGCTGGAACGCGGCGTACGGTTGATCGCCTCCCTGGAGGCCGTGTCGGAGCCGGACGAGAAGGGCATGCGCACCGTCATGTGCACCTTGAACGGCCAGTCCCGTCCCGTGGTGGTGCGCGACCGTTCCGTGGTGAGCAACGTCAAGGCCGCTGAGAAGGCCGATCCCGCGCAGCCCGGCCAGGTGGCCGCCCCCTTCGCCGGTGCCGTCACCGTCACCGTCAAGCCAGGGGAGACGGTCAAGGCCGGAGACACCGTGGCCACCATCGAGGCAATGAAGATGGAAGCGTCCATTACGACGCCGGTAGCCGGCAAGGTGTCCCGCCTCGCCATCTCCGCCGTGGAACAGGTCCAGGGCGGAGACCTGCTGCTGGTCATCGACCAGTAG
- a CDS encoding polysaccharide deacetylase family protein: MRRSRPAVLGMALALALGGGLGGTALGPPAATASAAASHESVPASAAVQQVGDDAIVQHYQQLGGGASFLGAPVGTPYDIAGGRAQNYAGGTIYWSPATGAHETHGSIGGHYAELGGPAGFLGFPLTDETATPGIPGRYNNFAGGTIYWSPATGAHETHGSIGGHYAELGGPAGFLGFPLTDETATPGIPGRYNNFAGGTIYWSPATGAHETHGSIGGHYAELGGPAGFLGFPLTDETGTPDGVGRFNHFAGGSIYWSPATGAHEIHGSIGGHYAELGGPAGFLGFPLTDETGTPDGVGRFNHFAGGSIYWSPATGAQEVHGAIRAQWAALGWEHSRLGYPTSDEYGITGGRRSDFQHGSILWHEASSRIEVIHATIPAALLGVDLERIPTTQKVVALTFDAGANDAGLPSILSTLTANGVPGTFFLTGNWVNQFPSDPALIYNAGNRIGNHSMTHPDFTTLTDAQIAAEISGAQRAIEAAGGDPLPFFRFPFGARDSRTIADVNGAGYAAVRWTVDTLGWQGTMNGTRGPAFIVQRVMASAQPGEIVLMHLGSNPDDGSTLDAAALPQVISQLRAAGYGFVTLDAALG; the protein is encoded by the coding sequence ATGCGCCGGTCCCGACCCGCCGTCCTCGGAATGGCCTTGGCCCTCGCCCTCGGCGGTGGCCTCGGCGGTACGGCTCTGGGTCCGCCCGCGGCCACGGCGTCAGCGGCAGCCTCGCACGAGAGCGTTCCGGCGTCGGCAGCGGTCCAGCAGGTTGGCGACGACGCGATCGTCCAGCACTATCAGCAGCTCGGCGGCGGCGCATCGTTCCTCGGAGCGCCCGTCGGCACCCCGTACGACATCGCTGGGGGCCGCGCCCAAAACTACGCGGGCGGCACCATCTACTGGAGCCCCGCCACCGGAGCCCACGAAACACACGGCTCAATCGGCGGACACTACGCAGAACTCGGCGGCCCAGCCGGCTTCCTCGGCTTCCCCCTCACCGACGAAACCGCCACCCCAGGCATCCCCGGCCGCTACAACAACTTCGCCGGCGGCACCATCTACTGGAGCCCCGCCACCGGAGCCCACGAAACACACGGCTCAATCGGCGGACACTACGCAGAACTCGGCGGCCCAGCCGGCTTCCTCGGCTTCCCCCTCACCGACGAAACCGCCACCCCAGGCATCCCCGGCCGCTACAACAACTTCGCCGGCGGCACCATCTACTGGAGCCCCGCCACCGGAGCCCACGAAACACACGGCTCAATCGGCGGACACTACGCAGAACTCGGCGGCCCAGCCGGCTTCCTCGGCTTCCCCCTCACCGACGAAACCGGAACCCCAGACGGCGTTGGCAGGTTCAACCACTTCGCCGGGGGCTCGATCTACTGGAGCCCCGCCACCGGAGCCCACGAAATACACGGCTCAATCGGCGGACACTACGCAGAACTCGGCGGCCCAGCCGGCTTCCTCGGCTTCCCCCTCACCGACGAAACCGGAACCCCAGACGGCGTTGGCAGGTTCAACCACTTCGCCGGGGGCTCGATCTACTGGAGCCCCGCCACCGGAGCCCAGGAGGTGCATGGAGCCATCCGGGCCCAGTGGGCGGCCCTCGGTTGGGAGCACAGCAGGCTCGGCTACCCGACCAGCGACGAGTATGGCATCACGGGCGGACGACGCAGCGACTTCCAGCACGGTTCGATCCTGTGGCATGAGGCCAGCAGCAGGATTGAGGTCATCCATGCCACTATCCCGGCGGCACTTCTGGGCGTGGACCTCGAGCGTATTCCGACCACGCAGAAGGTTGTCGCACTCACGTTCGACGCCGGCGCCAACGACGCCGGCCTGCCATCGATCCTCAGCACCCTCACAGCCAACGGGGTCCCCGGCACATTCTTCCTCACCGGAAACTGGGTCAACCAGTTCCCCTCCGACCCGGCCCTGATCTACAACGCGGGGAATCGAATCGGCAACCACTCCATGACCCACCCGGACTTCACCACCCTGACCGACGCCCAGATCGCGGCCGAGATCAGCGGCGCGCAGAGGGCCATCGAGGCCGCAGGAGGCGACCCGCTCCCGTTCTTCCGCTTCCCGTTCGGCGCCCGCGATTCGCGCACGATCGCCGACGTCAACGGCGCCGGCTACGCGGCGGTCCGGTGGACCGTCGACACCCTTGGCTGGCAAGGCACCATGAACGGAACGCGCGGCCCGGCCTTTATCGTCCAGCGCGTCATGGCTTCCGCGCAGCCCGGTGAGATCGTCCTGATGCACCTCGGCTCGAACCCGGACGACGGCTCAACGCTCGACGCTGCGGCCCTCCCCCAGGTGATCTCCCAGCTCCGGGCGGCGGGCTACGGCTTCGTCACCCTCGACGCGGCCCTCGGCTGA
- a CDS encoding MerR family transcriptional regulator, which yields MSPKGEAGGLKQPTAGVAVPVSGAQGLLFTEDLPVLDEDAGYRGPTACKAAGITYRQLDYWARTGLVEPAVRGAAGSGSQRLYGFRDILVLKVVKRLLDTGVSLQQIRTAVEHLRERGVEDLAQITLMSDGASVYECTSADEVIDLVQGGQGVFGIAVGRVWREVEGSLASLPSEHAAEQSFPDDELSKRRAARKIS from the coding sequence GTGAGTCCCAAAGGCGAAGCAGGCGGGCTTAAACAGCCCACGGCTGGTGTTGCTGTGCCCGTGAGCGGTGCCCAAGGCCTCCTGTTCACCGAAGACCTGCCGGTACTGGATGAGGACGCCGGCTACCGTGGCCCCACTGCCTGCAAGGCCGCAGGCATCACCTACCGCCAGCTCGATTACTGGGCCCGCACTGGACTGGTCGAACCGGCCGTCCGCGGCGCCGCCGGCTCAGGCTCGCAGCGGCTCTACGGATTCCGCGACATCCTGGTCCTCAAAGTGGTCAAAAGGCTCCTCGACACCGGAGTTTCCCTCCAGCAGATCCGCACCGCCGTGGAACACCTGCGGGAGCGCGGCGTTGAGGACCTGGCACAGATTACGCTCATGAGCGACGGCGCCAGCGTCTACGAGTGCACCTCCGCCGATGAGGTCATTGACCTGGTGCAGGGCGGCCAGGGCGTGTTCGGCATCGCAGTGGGACGCGTATGGCGCGAGGTCGAGGGCAGCCTCGCATCGCTGCCCAGCGAGCACGCCGCCGAACAGTCCTTTCCGGACGACGAACTAAGCAAGCGCCGGGCAGCGCGGAAGATCAGCTGA
- a CDS encoding bifunctional nuclease family protein, with product MIEVEIVGVRIELPSNQPLVLLKEMHGERHVPIWIGTPEASAIALAQQGVVPPRPMTHDLLVDVVESLGHSVVSVNIVAVEDNIFYGQLQFENGTTVSSRASDALAVALRAKCRIWCADSVMDEAGVRITEHDEGEDAEPGPTVDEERELRRFREFLDDVEPEDFDG from the coding sequence ATGATCGAAGTCGAGATTGTAGGCGTTCGCATCGAACTGCCTTCCAACCAGCCGCTGGTCCTGCTCAAAGAGATGCACGGCGAACGCCACGTTCCCATTTGGATCGGCACCCCGGAAGCCAGCGCCATCGCCCTGGCCCAGCAGGGCGTGGTCCCGCCCCGGCCCATGACCCACGATCTCCTGGTGGACGTGGTGGAGTCGCTGGGCCACTCCGTGGTCAGCGTCAACATCGTGGCCGTGGAGGACAACATCTTCTACGGGCAGCTGCAGTTCGAAAACGGCACCACCGTTAGCTCGCGCGCCTCGGACGCGCTGGCGGTCGCGCTGCGCGCCAAGTGCCGGATCTGGTGTGCCGATTCCGTAATGGACGAGGCAGGCGTCCGCATTACAGAGCACGACGAGGGGGAAGACGCCGAGCCGGGCCCCACCGTGGACGAGGAGCGCGAACTGCGGCGTTTCCGTGAATTCCTGGACGACGTGGAACCAGAGGACTTCGACGGCTAA